Proteins encoded in a region of the Inquilinus sp. KBS0705 genome:
- the kaiC gene encoding circadian clock protein KaiC: MSDKKKEKNVAKYKTIPKSATGIIGLDQITEGGLPTGRPTLICGEAGSGKTLMSVEFIVRGAVEFNEPGVFVAFEEKSDELAANVSSLGFDLKKLQDEKKIRVDHIHIDRSEIEETGEYDLEGLFIRLGFAIDSIGAKRIVLDTLENLFSGLSNQAILRAELRRLFSWLKNKGVTAVITGERGDGPALTRQGLEEYVSDCVILLDHRVSNQISTRRLRIIKYRGTTHGTNEYPFLIDDDGISVLPVTSLKMANQVSSERISTGVKALDAMLGGKGLYRGGSVLVSGTAGTGKTSLAASFANETCNRKEKCVYFAMEESPRQIIRNMNSIGIDLQKHVDSGLLYFNASRPNLYGLEMHLVAMHKCIRQYKPSVVIMDPITNFINVGSVSEVKNMLVRMIDYLQEEQISVMFTALSLNTIVNEQTDEGVSSLVDAWILVRDIEFNGERNRGLYVMKSRGMKHSNQVREFTITDEGLNLVDVYLGPEGVLTGSARKEQMLQEQTGEAIRSHAVIRKDREILRKRQVLEAKIASLHSEFESVEEELNKVYLEEELKKEIIRKNREEVTRLRTGEAEKEKKRGKK; encoded by the coding sequence ATGAGCGATAAAAAGAAAGAAAAAAACGTGGCTAAATATAAAACGATACCTAAATCTGCTACCGGTATTATTGGCCTTGACCAAATTACCGAAGGTGGCTTACCAACGGGCAGGCCTACCCTAATTTGCGGCGAAGCCGGTAGTGGTAAAACCTTAATGTCGGTAGAATTTATTGTGCGCGGCGCCGTTGAGTTTAATGAGCCGGGCGTATTTGTGGCATTTGAAGAAAAATCTGACGAGCTGGCGGCGAACGTTTCTTCGTTGGGGTTCGACCTGAAAAAATTACAAGACGAAAAGAAAATAAGGGTTGACCATATACACATAGACCGCAGTGAGATAGAAGAAACAGGCGAGTATGACCTGGAAGGGTTATTTATCCGTTTGGGGTTTGCTATTGATAGCATAGGTGCCAAGCGCATTGTGTTGGATACTTTAGAGAATTTATTTTCGGGCCTTAGCAATCAGGCCATTTTGCGCGCCGAGTTAAGGCGCCTGTTTTCCTGGCTAAAAAACAAAGGCGTTACAGCCGTTATAACCGGCGAGCGAGGCGATGGCCCGGCGTTAACCCGCCAGGGACTTGAAGAGTATGTGTCGGACTGTGTTATTTTGCTGGACCATAGGGTAAGCAACCAAATATCAACCCGCCGCTTACGCATCATTAAGTATCGTGGTACTACCCACGGCACTAACGAGTATCCGTTTTTAATAGATGATGATGGTATATCGGTACTGCCGGTCACCTCACTTAAAATGGCCAACCAGGTATCGTCAGAGCGCATATCAACAGGTGTTAAAGCTTTAGATGCCATGCTAGGCGGCAAGGGTTTATACCGTGGCGGCAGCGTATTGGTATCGGGGACGGCGGGTACTGGTAAAACCAGTTTGGCGGCATCATTTGCCAACGAAACCTGTAACCGTAAAGAAAAATGCGTTTACTTTGCCATGGAAGAATCGCCCAGGCAGATTATCCGTAACATGAATTCGATAGGTATCGACCTGCAAAAGCATGTTGATAGCGGCTTGCTTTACTTTAACGCCTCGAGGCCAAATTTATACGGTTTAGAGATGCACCTGGTAGCCATGCACAAATGCATAAGGCAATACAAGCCAAGCGTGGTTATTATGGACCCTATAACCAACTTTATTAACGTTGGTTCGGTTAGCGAGGTAAAGAATATGCTGGTGCGAATGATTGATTATTTGCAGGAAGAGCAAATATCGGTAATGTTTACCGCGCTATCGTTAAACACTATTGTAAACGAGCAGACAGACGAGGGCGTATCATCGCTTGTAGACGCCTGGATACTGGTGCGTGATATTGAGTTTAACGGCGAACGTAACCGTGGATTATACGTGATGAAATCGCGCGGGATGAAACACTCTAACCAGGTGCGCGAGTTTACCATAACCGACGAAGGCCTTAACCTGGTTGATGTGTACTTAGGCCCCGAAGGCGTACTTACCGGTTCGGCGCGTAAAGAGCAAATGCTGCAGGAACAAACCGGCGAAGCCATACGCTCGCACGCCGTGATACGTAAAGACCGCGAAATTTTGCGCAAGCGCCAGGTGCTTGAGGCAAAAATAGCAAGCTTGCACAGCGAGTTTGAATCTGTAGAAGAAGAGTTGAATAAGGTTTACCTGGAAGAAGAATTAAAAAAAGAAATAATAAGAAAAAACCGTGAGGAGGTAACCCGCTTAAGAACCGGGGAAGCAGAAAAGGAAAAAAAACGCGGAAAAAAATAA
- a CDS encoding PAS domain S-box protein — protein MEPINSNNLLSEIKELRHQLEEANDTIEAIRTGQVDALVVKDQEGHQLYTLKTADQTYRVFIEKMSEGAVTVSKDGIVLYCNNRFAQMADTPLEKVIGMPLLSFVPDASKHKLQKILTSSWDDDCREEILLKDGGGQDMHCLFSCNTIEVDGGQALSLIITDLTILKETEKQLQVRNEQLEEARAATELMNNNLEATVKERTLDLVISREHFKLLTNNIVQMTWTNLPDGNFNSFNQRWYDYTGRDFESTGGFKWQELVHPDDLKETLEKYNDALKTGDLFEVENRYRRHDGVYRWHLNRSKPLRNEAGEIIFWVGTATDIEDQKLEMERKDEFIGIASHELKTPLTSLKGYLQLIAGYKKEDLPTVVKQYVAKAAISINKLQSLINDLLDVSKIKAGRLEYALGEVEVANLVNQCLENAIHMNPGYKFENLSNGTYTIHGNQERLEQVLMNLINNAVKYSHGNKNITISTTKHDDNVRVSVIDNGIGLSHDQKSKIFERFYRVEDKKNMTSGLGMGLYISHEIISNHHGKIGVDSEPGKGSTFYFELPLIDEA, from the coding sequence ATGGAGCCGATAAATTCAAATAACTTGCTAAGCGAAATTAAAGAACTTCGCCACCAACTGGAAGAGGCGAACGATACTATTGAAGCCATACGTACCGGACAGGTTGATGCATTAGTTGTAAAAGACCAGGAAGGGCATCAATTATATACACTTAAAACTGCCGACCAAACCTACCGCGTTTTTATCGAAAAGATGAGCGAAGGCGCTGTAACGGTAAGTAAGGATGGCATTGTTTTATATTGCAACAACCGTTTTGCGCAAATGGCCGATACCCCGCTCGAAAAAGTAATAGGTATGCCTTTGCTTAGCTTTGTACCGGACGCATCAAAACATAAGCTGCAAAAAATATTAACATCCAGTTGGGACGATGATTGCCGCGAAGAAATATTGCTGAAAGATGGTGGGGGGCAGGATATGCATTGCCTTTTTTCCTGCAATACCATTGAGGTGGATGGCGGGCAGGCGCTCAGCCTGATCATAACCGACCTAACTATTTTAAAAGAAACCGAAAAGCAATTACAGGTACGTAACGAACAGTTGGAAGAGGCACGCGCCGCTACCGAGTTAATGAACAATAACCTTGAGGCAACGGTTAAAGAACGCACACTTGATTTGGTTATAAGCCGCGAGCACTTTAAGCTGCTTACCAACAACATTGTGCAGATGACCTGGACAAACCTGCCCGATGGTAACTTTAACTCGTTTAACCAACGCTGGTATGATTATACCGGCCGTGATTTTGAAAGCACCGGTGGTTTTAAATGGCAGGAGCTGGTACACCCCGATGACCTGAAGGAAACCCTCGAAAAGTATAACGACGCGTTAAAAACGGGCGATCTTTTTGAAGTGGAGAACCGCTACCGCAGGCACGATGGTGTTTACCGATGGCATTTAAACCGCTCTAAACCGCTGCGTAACGAAGCGGGCGAGATCATATTTTGGGTAGGCACCGCAACCGATATTGAAGACCAAAAGCTTGAAATGGAGCGCAAGGACGAATTTATTGGTATTGCCAGCCACGAGCTTAAAACCCCACTTACCAGTTTAAAAGGCTACCTGCAATTAATTGCAGGCTACAAAAAAGAAGACTTACCAACTGTTGTTAAGCAATATGTTGCCAAAGCGGCCATATCTATAAACAAGCTGCAATCGCTTATTAACGATTTGTTGGATGTGAGCAAAATTAAGGCAGGTAGACTGGAATATGCCCTTGGCGAAGTTGAAGTGGCTAACCTGGTAAACCAATGTTTAGAAAATGCCATACACATGAACCCAGGCTATAAATTTGAGAACCTGAGCAATGGTACTTACACCATACACGGTAACCAGGAACGCCTTGAACAGGTATTGATGAACCTGATAAATAACGCGGTAAAATACTCGCATGGTAATAAAAACATAACTATCAGCACCACTAAGCACGACGATAACGTAAGGGTATCGGTAATTGATAATGGTATAGGCTTGTCGCACGATCAAAAGAGCAAAATATTTGAGCGCTTTTACCGTGTAGAGGATAAAAAGAACATGACCAGCGGGCTGGGAATGGGGCTGTACATTTCGCACGAGATCATCAGCAATCACCATGGTAAAATAGGTGTTGATAGCGAGCCGGGCAAAGGGTCAACCTTTTACTTCGAGCTGCCGCTGATAGATGAGGCTTAA
- a CDS encoding enoyl-CoA hydratase/isomerase family protein, with protein MSLTDNGHVTLNNSTDGIATISFYHPAQNSLPAHLLQQLTNAIKTAGADANTRVIILKSDGDRTFCAGASFDELLQIKDKAAGAVFFLGFANVINACRKSPKIIIARVQGKAVGGGVGLAAAADYCLATEAASVKLSELAIGIGPFVISPAVIRKVGLPAFSQLTIRAVDFQTAQWAREKGLYNEVYSDVSQLDEALVALTQKLASYHPQALVGLKQILWEGTQNWDELLAERAAISGELVLSEFTQQALKGFLTKK; from the coding sequence ATGAGCTTAACGGATAACGGGCACGTAACACTTAATAACAGTACTGATGGTATTGCTACCATTAGCTTTTATCATCCTGCGCAAAACTCGTTGCCGGCCCATTTGCTACAGCAACTCACCAATGCCATTAAAACTGCCGGTGCCGATGCAAACACACGTGTAATAATATTAAAAAGTGATGGCGACCGCACATTTTGCGCCGGTGCCAGCTTTGACGAGCTATTGCAGATAAAAGATAAAGCAGCCGGTGCGGTGTTCTTCTTGGGTTTTGCCAACGTTATTAATGCCTGCCGCAAGTCGCCAAAAATAATTATAGCCCGTGTGCAGGGCAAAGCTGTTGGCGGCGGTGTTGGCCTTGCTGCTGCTGCCGATTACTGCCTGGCTACCGAAGCAGCATCTGTTAAACTAAGCGAACTGGCCATAGGCATAGGGCCATTTGTAATATCACCAGCGGTGATACGTAAAGTTGGCTTGCCCGCTTTCTCGCAGCTAACCATACGGGCGGTTGATTTTCAGACAGCGCAATGGGCCCGCGAAAAAGGGCTTTATAACGAGGTTTATAGCGACGTTAGTCAATTAGATGAGGCATTGGTCGCCCTAACCCAAAAACTCGCCTCGTACCACCCTCAAGCGCTTGTAGGCCTTAAGCAAATACTATGGGAGGGCACCCAAAACTGGGACGAACTGCTTGCCGAACGTGCCGCCATAAGTGGCGAACTGGTACTGTCGGAATTTACCCAGCAGGCTTTAAAGGGTTTTTTAACAAAAAAGTAA
- a CDS encoding circadian clock protein KaiB yields the protein MANTTGLFADYDSNDEADTYHLRLFIIGASPNSIRAVENINAICEQYLPGKYQLEIIDIHQQRELAEGEDIIALPMLIKKAPGPERRMIGDMSNTNKVLKGLGLGDNL from the coding sequence ATGGCTAATACGACCGGATTATTTGCAGATTACGACAGTAATGATGAGGCTGACACTTATCATCTACGATTATTTATTATAGGAGCATCGCCAAATTCTATCCGCGCGGTAGAAAACATTAATGCCATTTGCGAGCAATACCTACCCGGTAAGTATCAACTGGAGATCATAGACATTCATCAGCAGAGAGAACTTGCAGAAGGGGAGGATATTATTGCTTTGCCCATGCTCATAAAAAAAGCGCCCGGCCCCGAAAGGCGCATGATTGGCGATATGAGCAATACAAACAAGGTTTTAAAGGGGCTTGGCCTTGGTGACAATTTATAA
- a CDS encoding circadian clock protein KaiB (Decreases the phosphorylation of KaiC, a component of the main circadian regulator in cyanobacteria): protein MTKTDKKWELRLYVAGKTPKSVTALSNLQKYCEEHLKGQYRIEVIDLLLQPQLAEGDQILAIPTLVRKVPEPIRKIIGDLSNEEKVLVGLNIRPA from the coding sequence ATGACAAAAACTGATAAAAAGTGGGAATTAAGGCTATATGTAGCCGGTAAAACCCCAAAATCTGTTACAGCACTAAGCAACTTGCAAAAATATTGCGAGGAGCACCTAAAAGGGCAATATCGTATTGAAGTAATAGACCTGCTTTTACAACCACAACTGGCCGAAGGCGACCAGATATTGGCTATACCAACACTGGTGCGTAAAGTGCCCGAGCCTATACGAAAAATAATTGGCGACCTATCAAACGAAGAAAAAGTTTTGGTAGGCCTAAACATACGACCGGCTTAA